The proteins below are encoded in one region of Candidatus Flexicrinis proximus:
- a CDS encoding NADH-quinone oxidoreductase subunit B: MSSKELDLRQVHDTEFPLPDEMTGNVAVTSLSKIYNWSRRSSMWPMLFGLACCAIEMIGTAASRFDFSRFGMEVMRATPRQSDLMIVSGTVTKKMIVPIVRLYNQMPEPKYVMAMGACASGGGPFKEGYNVVSGIDKYLPVDVYVPGCPPTPQALLYGLIALQKKIDGQSLANLDDVPWYGVGPSEPTPIPILGPDIIDPRQMDVIRRQAELAAQGKPTYFRELPPVIKTVKAIPSKAAKVAAAAAGGGDDPRNEEIVKRRLAALARKRARDAAKGV; the protein is encoded by the coding sequence ATGAGCAGTAAGGAACTCGATCTGAGGCAAGTTCACGACACGGAGTTCCCGCTGCCCGACGAGATGACGGGCAACGTGGCGGTCACCAGCCTGAGCAAGATCTACAACTGGTCGCGGCGTTCATCGATGTGGCCGATGCTGTTTGGACTGGCGTGCTGCGCGATTGAAATGATCGGCACGGCCGCGTCGCGCTTCGACTTTAGCCGCTTTGGCATGGAAGTGATGCGCGCGACCCCCCGACAGTCAGACCTGATGATTGTTAGCGGCACGGTCACGAAGAAGATGATCGTCCCGATCGTACGGCTCTACAATCAGATGCCTGAGCCAAAATATGTGATGGCGATGGGCGCATGCGCGAGCGGCGGCGGCCCATTTAAAGAAGGCTACAACGTCGTCAGCGGTATCGACAAATATCTGCCGGTCGATGTATACGTTCCCGGGTGCCCACCGACCCCGCAGGCGCTGCTGTATGGCCTGATTGCTCTACAAAAGAAGATTGATGGCCAATCCCTCGCGAATTTGGATGACGTGCCGTGGTACGGCGTCGGGCCAAGCGAACCGACCCCGATCCCCATTCTCGGTCCGGATATTATTGACCCGCGGCAGATGGACGTGATACGGCGCCAGGCTGAACTTGCGGCCCAGGGAAAGCCCACCTATTTCCGCGAACTTCCGCCCGTCATAAAAACGGTGAAGGCGATCCCAAGCAAGGCCGCAAAGGTTGCAGCTGCAGCGGCAGGGGGTGGCGATGACCCGCGGAACGAAGAAATCGTGAAGCGCCGTTTGGCGGCATTAGCACGCAAACGCGCACGCGACGCAGCGAAAGGCGTGTAG